Proteins from one Arthrobacter sp. DNA4 genomic window:
- a CDS encoding restriction endonuclease subunit S, with protein MNDWKVARLGSVAHVVHGWAFKGEGFAPDTDASLPIVVSIGNFDYGGGFRFSDSAVKRYAAQYPQEYELKAGDLLLVMTCQTEGGEILGVPAMVPDDGRTYLHNQRLGKLVIDRPDLLDHQFMYQLARTPDFNRQLFVTATGSKILHTSPNRIEATTFPCPPLGEQQAIAEVLGALDDKIAASTKLTTTTANLATSHFSHANQYADRSFSLSDLVSTQYGITTSAHDEPGPKFLRVTDINKKPWIEWDSTPNCTVSDAELHKYRVSAGDILVARMADPGKAAFIDVGDPEAVFASYLVRLKTLDPDQALYLYYFMRSPQYLEYAQGAMSGSVQKNMNAKVIVATSVGLPEPSRILQFNETVVPLRRLIQSYLDENRRLTSTRDALLPQLMSGKLRIKDAERVLEDAGV; from the coding sequence GTGAATGACTGGAAAGTTGCTCGTCTGGGTAGCGTCGCACATGTTGTGCATGGCTGGGCATTCAAAGGAGAGGGGTTTGCGCCCGATACCGACGCCAGCCTCCCGATCGTCGTATCGATCGGTAATTTCGATTACGGGGGAGGTTTCCGCTTTTCCGACTCTGCAGTGAAGCGTTATGCAGCACAGTATCCACAGGAATACGAACTAAAGGCGGGCGATCTCCTTTTGGTCATGACGTGCCAGACTGAGGGAGGCGAGATTCTTGGCGTACCCGCTATGGTCCCAGACGATGGTCGCACCTACCTCCACAATCAACGACTAGGAAAATTGGTCATAGATCGGCCGGACCTGTTAGACCACCAGTTCATGTATCAGTTGGCACGAACTCCTGACTTTAACCGGCAACTCTTCGTGACTGCGACCGGCAGCAAAATCCTTCACACTTCGCCGAACCGGATCGAGGCGACGACATTCCCTTGTCCGCCGCTTGGCGAGCAGCAGGCCATTGCAGAGGTCCTAGGCGCCCTCGACGACAAGATCGCCGCCAGCACCAAACTCACTACCACCACAGCTAACTTAGCGACGTCACACTTCTCTCACGCAAATCAGTACGCAGATCGGTCATTCTCGCTTTCGGATTTGGTTTCAACGCAGTACGGGATCACGACGTCAGCCCACGATGAACCGGGTCCGAAATTTTTGCGCGTCACGGACATCAACAAAAAGCCATGGATCGAGTGGGATAGCACCCCCAATTGCACAGTTAGTGACGCGGAGCTGCACAAGTATAGAGTTTCCGCTGGAGACATTTTGGTGGCGCGTATGGCAGACCCAGGCAAGGCGGCTTTCATCGACGTCGGCGATCCTGAAGCCGTTTTCGCGTCTTACCTCGTTCGTCTTAAGACACTCGATCCTGATCAAGCCCTTTATCTTTACTACTTCATGCGGTCTCCGCAGTATCTGGAGTATGCCCAAGGAGCAATGAGTGGATCCGTCCAGAAGAACATGAACGCAAAGGTCATCGTTGCGACGAGTGTAGGACTTCCCGAGCCAAGCCGAATCCTACAATTCAACGAAACCGTCGTGCCGTTGCGCAGACTGATCCAGTCATATCTAGACGAAAATCGGAGGCTAACGTCCACACGCGACGCGCTGCTCCCCCAACTCATGTCCGGGAAGCTCCGGATAAAGGACGCGGAGAGAGTTCTGGAAGACGCCGGGGTGTAG
- the nrdF gene encoding class 1b ribonucleoside-diphosphate reductase subunit beta, whose protein sequence is MTEKVKLLSHVEAINWNRIQDDKDVEVWNRLVNNFWLPEKVPLSNDVQSWNTLTTAEQQLTMRVFTGLTLLDTIQGTVGAVSLIPDALTPHEEAVYTNIAFMESVHAKSYSSIFSTLASTKEIDEAFRWSTENANLQKKAQIVMDYYQGDDPLKRKVASTLLESFLFYSGFYLPMYWSSRAKLTNTADLIRLIIRDEAVHGYYIGYKFQRALETVSEERRQEIKDYTFELLFELYENEVQYTHDLYDGVGLAEDVKKFLHYNANKALMNLGYEAMFPASVTDVNPAILSALSPNADENHDFFSGSGSSYVIGKAVNTEDEDWDF, encoded by the coding sequence ATGACCGAGAAGGTCAAGCTGCTGAGCCACGTCGAGGCCATCAACTGGAACCGGATCCAGGATGACAAGGACGTGGAGGTCTGGAACCGCCTGGTGAACAACTTCTGGCTGCCGGAGAAGGTGCCGCTGTCCAACGACGTCCAGTCCTGGAACACGCTGACCACCGCCGAGCAGCAGCTCACCATGCGCGTGTTCACCGGCCTGACCCTGCTGGACACCATCCAGGGCACCGTCGGTGCGGTCTCACTGATTCCGGATGCGCTGACCCCGCACGAGGAAGCCGTGTACACCAACATCGCCTTCATGGAGTCGGTGCACGCCAAGAGCTACTCCTCCATCTTCTCCACCCTGGCCTCCACCAAGGAGATCGATGAGGCGTTCCGCTGGTCCACGGAGAACGCGAACCTTCAGAAGAAGGCGCAGATCGTCATGGACTACTACCAGGGCGACGACCCCCTGAAGCGCAAGGTTGCCTCCACGCTGCTGGAAAGCTTCCTCTTCTACTCGGGCTTCTACCTGCCCATGTACTGGTCCTCACGCGCCAAGCTGACAAACACGGCTGACCTGATCCGCCTGATCATCCGCGACGAGGCCGTGCACGGCTACTACATCGGCTACAAGTTCCAGCGTGCGCTGGAGACCGTCTCCGAGGAACGCCGCCAGGAAATCAAGGACTACACGTTCGAGCTGCTCTTCGAGCTGTACGAGAACGAGGTCCAGTACACCCACGACCTGTACGACGGCGTGGGCCTGGCCGAGGACGTCAAGAAGTTCCTGCACTACAACGCCAACAAGGCCCTGATGAACCTGGGCTACGAAGCGATGTTCCCGGCCTCCGTCACGGACGTGAACCCGGCCATCCTCTCGGCCCTGTCCCCGAACGCGGACGAGAACCACGACTTCTTCTCCGGGTCCGGTTCCTCCTACGTGATCGGCAAGGCCGTTAACACCGAAGACGAGGACTGGGACTTCTAA
- the nrdE gene encoding class 1b ribonucleoside-diphosphate reductase subunit alpha, whose protein sequence is MPAAYKGLGYHELNAMLNLYGPNGEIQFDADREAAHQYFLQHVNNNTVFFHDLEEKLDYLVKNQYYERETLDQYTMNFIRDLFNRAYKKKFRFETFLGAFKFYTSYTLKTFDGKRFLERYEDRVCMVALHLARGNEQLALQMVDEIIDGRFQPATPTFLNAGKKQRGELVSCFLLRIEDNMESIGRSINSALQLSKRGGGVAFALTNIREVGAPIKQIENQSSGVIPVMKLLEDSFSYANQLGARQGAGAVYLHAHHPDIYRFLDTKRENADEKIRIKTLSLGVVIPDITFELAKKDEDMYLFSPYDVERVYGMPFSDVSVTEKYYEMVDDSRIKKTKIKAREFFQTLAEIQFESGYPYIMFEDTVNRANPIDGKIIMSNLCSEILQVSQPTTYNDDLSYDETGKDISCNLGSLNIAKTMDSPDFGLTIETAIRSLSAVSDMSNITSVPSIAKGNDQSHAIGLGQMNLHGYLARERVHYGSEEGLDFTNIYFYSVVYHAVRASNLLAIETGQTFGGFEKSKYASGEFFDKYTEQEWVPQTEKVRELFKNVHIPTQADWLALKASVMEHGIYNQNLQAVPPTGSISYINNSTSSIHPVASKIEIRKEGKIGRVYYPAPYLTNDNLEYYQDAYEIGYEKVIDTYAAATQHVDQGLSLTLFFKDTATTRDINKAQIYAWKKGIKTIYYIRLRQLALEGTEVEGCVSCML, encoded by the coding sequence ATGCCCGCCGCCTACAAGGGCTTGGGTTATCACGAGCTGAACGCCATGCTGAACCTCTACGGCCCGAACGGCGAAATCCAGTTCGACGCCGACCGCGAGGCCGCCCACCAGTACTTCCTGCAGCACGTGAACAACAACACCGTGTTCTTCCATGACCTGGAGGAGAAGCTCGACTACCTGGTGAAGAACCAGTACTACGAGCGCGAGACGCTGGACCAGTACACGATGAACTTCATCCGTGACCTGTTCAACCGCGCCTACAAGAAGAAGTTCCGCTTCGAGACCTTCCTGGGCGCCTTCAAGTTCTACACCTCATACACGCTGAAGACGTTCGACGGCAAGCGCTTCCTGGAGCGCTACGAGGACCGCGTCTGCATGGTGGCCCTGCACTTGGCGCGCGGCAACGAGCAGCTGGCCCTGCAGATGGTGGATGAGATCATTGACGGCCGCTTCCAGCCGGCCACCCCCACCTTCCTCAACGCCGGGAAGAAGCAGCGCGGCGAGCTGGTCTCCTGCTTCCTGCTCCGCATCGAAGACAACATGGAGTCGATCGGCCGCTCCATCAACTCCGCACTGCAGCTGTCCAAGCGCGGCGGCGGCGTGGCGTTCGCACTGACCAACATCCGCGAGGTGGGTGCGCCCATCAAGCAGATCGAGAACCAGTCCTCCGGCGTCATCCCCGTGATGAAGCTCCTCGAAGACAGCTTCTCCTACGCCAACCAGCTCGGTGCCCGCCAGGGTGCCGGTGCCGTGTACCTGCACGCGCACCACCCCGACATCTACCGCTTCCTGGACACCAAGCGAGAGAACGCGGATGAGAAGATCCGCATCAAGACCCTCTCGCTGGGCGTCGTCATCCCGGACATCACGTTCGAACTGGCCAAGAAGGATGAGGACATGTACCTGTTCTCGCCCTACGACGTGGAGCGCGTCTACGGCATGCCCTTCTCCGACGTCTCGGTCACCGAGAAGTACTACGAGATGGTGGACGATTCCCGGATCAAGAAGACCAAGATCAAGGCGCGCGAGTTCTTCCAGACCCTCGCCGAGATCCAGTTCGAATCCGGCTACCCGTACATCATGTTCGAGGACACTGTGAACCGGGCCAACCCGATCGACGGCAAGATCATCATGTCCAACCTGTGCTCGGAAATCCTCCAGGTTTCCCAGCCCACCACGTACAACGATGACCTGTCCTACGACGAGACCGGCAAGGACATCTCCTGCAACCTGGGCTCGCTGAACATCGCCAAGACCATGGACTCGCCGGACTTCGGCCTGACCATCGAGACGGCCATCCGGTCCCTGTCCGCAGTGTCCGACATGTCCAACATCACCTCGGTGCCGTCCATCGCCAAGGGCAACGACCAGAGCCACGCCATTGGCCTGGGCCAGATGAACCTGCACGGCTACCTGGCCCGTGAGCGGGTCCACTACGGCTCCGAAGAGGGCCTGGACTTCACCAACATCTACTTCTACTCGGTGGTGTACCACGCCGTCCGCGCCTCCAATCTGCTGGCCATCGAAACCGGCCAGACGTTCGGCGGCTTCGAGAAGTCCAAGTACGCCTCCGGTGAGTTCTTCGACAAGTACACGGAGCAGGAGTGGGTGCCGCAGACCGAGAAGGTCCGCGAGCTGTTCAAGAACGTGCACATCCCCACGCAGGCTGACTGGCTGGCGCTGAAGGCCTCCGTGATGGAGCACGGCATCTACAACCAGAACCTGCAAGCTGTTCCGCCCACCGGTTCGATCTCCTACATCAACAACTCCACCTCCTCGATCCACCCGGTGGCGTCCAAGATCGAGATCCGCAAGGAAGGCAAGATCGGCCGCGTCTACTACCCGGCGCCGTATCTGACGAACGACAACCTGGAGTACTACCAGGACGCGTACGAGATCGGCTACGAGAAGGTCATCGACACCTACGCCGCGGCCACCCAGCACGTGGACCAGGGCCTGTCCCTGACGCTGTTCTTCAAGGACACGGCCACCACCCGCGACATCAACAAGGCCCAGATCTACGCCTGGAAAAAGGGCATCAAGACCATCTACTACATCCGTCTCCGCCAGCTCGCGCTGGAAGGGACCGAGGTTGAGGGCTGCGTCAGCTGCATGCTGTAG
- the nrdI gene encoding class Ib ribonucleoside-diphosphate reductase assembly flavoprotein NrdI: protein MEVSPPATSHHQPEQVVTDSRLIYFSSASENTSRFVAKLGREVARIPLYAKDAPLLATRPFVLVVPTYGGTGGEGSVPKQVIRFLNNPQNRQLLRGVIGAGNTNFGENYCMAADIIAAKCQVPHLYRFELMGTPEDVTRVNQGLDTFWTRLSQTQK, encoded by the coding sequence GTGGAGGTGTCCCCGCCGGCCACTTCGCACCACCAACCGGAGCAGGTTGTCACGGACAGCCGGCTCATCTACTTTTCCTCGGCATCCGAGAACACCAGCCGCTTCGTCGCGAAGCTTGGCCGTGAGGTGGCCCGGATCCCGTTGTATGCAAAGGACGCACCCCTCCTCGCCACCCGGCCGTTCGTGCTGGTGGTGCCAACCTACGGCGGCACCGGGGGAGAGGGGTCCGTTCCCAAGCAGGTCATCCGGTTCCTGAACAACCCGCAGAACAGGCAACTGCTCCGCGGCGTCATCGGCGCCGGCAACACAAACTTCGGGGAAAACTACTGCATGGCCGCGGACATCATCGCCGCCAAATGCCAGGTACCCCACCTTTATCGATTTGAACTTATGGGAACGCCGGAAGACGTCACCCGGGTCAACCAAGGATTGGACACGTTTTGGACACGACTGTCGCAGACACAGAAGTAA
- the nrdH gene encoding glutaredoxin-like protein NrdH — translation MTVTVYTKPACVQCNATYRALDKKGITYQSVDISQDAEALERLKALGYMQAPVVVTDQDHWSGFRPDKIEELALSAVSSVA, via the coding sequence ATGACCGTAACGGTTTACACGAAGCCTGCTTGTGTTCAGTGCAACGCCACTTACCGCGCGCTCGACAAGAAGGGCATCACCTACCAGAGCGTTGACATCTCCCAGGACGCCGAGGCACTCGAGCGCCTGAAGGCACTGGGCTACATGCAGGCTCCCGTTGTGGTCACCGACCAGGACCACTGGTCCGGCTTCCGCCCCGACAAGATCGAGGAACTCGCGCTCTCGGCCGTTTCCTCCGTGGCCTAG
- a CDS encoding TspO/MBR family protein produces MKLKTLAWTTAATVATAAAGGVATDPRSGWYLKLRKPDWQPPAIAFPVVWTALYADLAVASAAALDSAAEQDRAADSPGPVRKDHSRELRAYRGALAANLVLNASWSWFFWRSRRPWLAAAEAAVLAASSADLVRRTYRLNRVAGASLAPYAAWCGFATALSTAIARLNPARP; encoded by the coding sequence ATGAAACTGAAGACTCTGGCATGGACCACCGCGGCGACGGTGGCCACCGCCGCGGCGGGCGGTGTTGCGACGGATCCCCGGAGCGGCTGGTACCTGAAGCTCCGCAAGCCGGACTGGCAGCCGCCCGCGATTGCCTTTCCCGTGGTGTGGACGGCCCTGTATGCGGACCTTGCCGTGGCGTCCGCCGCCGCACTCGACAGCGCGGCGGAGCAGGACAGGGCTGCCGACAGTCCGGGTCCGGTCAGGAAGGACCACAGCCGGGAACTGCGCGCCTACCGGGGTGCGCTGGCCGCCAACCTGGTCCTCAACGCTTCCTGGAGCTGGTTCTTCTGGCGCTCCCGCCGGCCGTGGCTGGCTGCTGCCGAGGCGGCGGTGCTGGCGGCCAGCAGTGCGGACCTGGTGCGCAGGACGTACCGGCTGAACCGGGTTGCCGGAGCATCGCTGGCTCCGTACGCGGCATGGTGCGGCTTCGCCACTGCACTGTCCACCGCAATAGCCAGGCTCAATCCAGCCAGGCCGTAG
- a CDS encoding class I SAM-dependent methyltransferase, with translation MTMTDDNGTASASVDNKTRGPAATHTPAAWTTGGVPTAPATIDPALWPGVAQPPSGLKADVAGKAAGLMFRGAVKRLPLRVDYPDGSVLGMGGPDAPVMTMLRPAAFEARIGDNGLIGLGESFMAGDWEASDLAAVLEVFAASVDTLIPMPLQKLRSLYLPRTPRQERNAEQNTRSNISRHYDLSNELFSNFLDSTMSYSSALFPGGAGPLSSVAWDSLAEAQQAKIDRLLDKAGVGEGTRLLEIGTGWGELALRAAARGATVYSVTLSSEQQVLAQERIAEAGFADRVTVALQDYRAVEGEYDAVVSVEMIEAVGYEYWPIYFQTIDRVLAPGGKVAIQAITMPHGRMLATRNAYTWVHKYIFPGGFLPSVRAIEGVTQQHTTLRVRERMGMGDHYAATLRLWEERFLARSREVGDMGFDAVFQRMWLFYLCYSRAGFQSGYLDVQQIVLDRREAQL, from the coding sequence ATGACAATGACTGACGACAACGGAACTGCTTCAGCTTCCGTCGACAACAAGACCCGCGGACCGGCAGCCACCCACACTCCCGCGGCCTGGACCACCGGCGGTGTCCCCACTGCGCCCGCCACCATCGATCCTGCCCTGTGGCCCGGTGTTGCCCAGCCGCCGTCGGGCCTCAAGGCCGATGTTGCCGGGAAGGCAGCAGGCCTGATGTTCAGGGGTGCAGTCAAGCGGCTTCCGCTGCGCGTTGACTACCCTGACGGTTCGGTCCTGGGGATGGGCGGACCGGACGCTCCCGTGATGACCATGCTGAGGCCGGCAGCGTTCGAGGCCCGGATCGGCGACAACGGGCTGATCGGACTGGGTGAATCCTTCATGGCCGGCGACTGGGAGGCATCCGACCTTGCCGCGGTGCTGGAAGTCTTCGCCGCCTCGGTGGACACGCTGATCCCCATGCCGCTGCAGAAGCTGCGCTCGCTGTACCTGCCGCGAACGCCGCGCCAGGAACGCAACGCCGAACAGAACACCCGCAGCAACATTTCGCGGCACTACGACCTGTCCAACGAACTGTTTTCCAACTTCCTGGACTCCACCATGAGCTACTCGTCGGCGCTGTTTCCCGGCGGGGCCGGGCCGCTGTCCTCAGTGGCGTGGGATTCCCTGGCGGAGGCCCAGCAGGCCAAGATCGACCGGCTGCTGGACAAAGCCGGCGTGGGCGAGGGTACCCGGCTGCTGGAAATCGGCACCGGCTGGGGCGAGCTTGCCCTGCGTGCCGCTGCCCGTGGCGCCACCGTCTACAGCGTCACGCTGTCCAGTGAGCAGCAGGTGCTGGCGCAGGAACGCATTGCGGAAGCCGGCTTCGCGGACCGCGTGACGGTGGCCCTGCAGGACTACCGCGCCGTGGAAGGGGAGTACGACGCCGTGGTGTCGGTCGAGATGATCGAGGCCGTGGGGTATGAGTACTGGCCCATCTATTTCCAGACGATCGACCGCGTCCTGGCCCCCGGCGGAAAGGTTGCCATCCAGGCGATCACCATGCCGCACGGACGGATGCTGGCCACCCGCAACGCCTACACCTGGGTGCACAAGTACATCTTCCCCGGCGGCTTCCTGCCGTCCGTCCGGGCCATCGAGGGCGTGACCCAGCAGCACACCACCCTGCGGGTGCGGGAGAGGATGGGCATGGGAGACCACTACGCCGCCACCCTGCGGCTGTGGGAGGAGCGGTTCCTTGCCCGCTCCCGCGAGGTAGGGGACATGGGCTTCGACGCCGTGTTCCAGCGGATGTGGCTGTTCTACCTCTGCTACTCCCGCGCCGGGTTCCAGTCCGGGTACCTGGACGTCCAGCAGATTGTGCTGGACCGCCGGGAGGCGCAGCTGTAG
- a CDS encoding DUF1365 domain-containing protein, whose translation MTMEASIYRTSISHVRRTPLKNAFTYRSYSWFVDVDDLPRLPFLLRPLAVFRAGDHLGDPEAGIRSNVERYLRTQGIEPDGGAIHMLTSARVFGYVFNPLTLFWCYRSTGELQCVVAEVHNTYGERHCYLLHTDPGGRASVPKAFYVSPFNDVDGQYRMKLPAPGDRLAVSIVLEREGQRPFVATMDGRRRPATISNVLAAALTVPAAPLLVSALIRVQGIKLWARRLPVVARPHHPSQEAVQ comes from the coding sequence GTGACCATGGAGGCCTCGATCTACCGCACATCCATTTCGCACGTGCGGCGTACCCCGTTGAAGAACGCGTTCACCTACCGGAGCTACAGCTGGTTCGTGGACGTCGATGATCTTCCCCGGCTGCCCTTCCTGCTCCGGCCCCTGGCGGTGTTCCGTGCCGGGGACCATCTGGGCGATCCGGAGGCCGGTATCCGGTCCAACGTGGAGCGGTACCTCCGGACCCAAGGCATAGAGCCCGACGGCGGCGCCATCCACATGCTGACCAGCGCCAGGGTTTTTGGCTATGTCTTCAATCCGCTCACCCTGTTCTGGTGCTACCGCTCCACCGGGGAACTGCAATGCGTGGTGGCCGAGGTCCACAACACCTATGGCGAGCGGCACTGCTACCTGCTGCACACCGATCCCGGCGGCCGCGCTTCGGTGCCGAAAGCCTTCTACGTTTCACCTTTCAACGACGTCGACGGGCAGTACCGGATGAAGCTCCCCGCGCCCGGGGACAGGCTTGCGGTGTCCATTGTGCTGGAGCGTGAAGGGCAGCGCCCCTTCGTGGCCACCATGGATGGCCGCCGCAGACCGGCCACCATTTCCAACGTCCTCGCGGCGGCTTTGACGGTGCCTGCCGCGCCACTGCTGGTATCCGCCCTGATCCGGGTCCAGGGCATTAAACTCTGGGCAAGACGCCTGCCCGTCGTTGCCAGACCACATCACCCCTCACAGGAGGCAGTTCAATGA
- a CDS encoding NAD(P)/FAD-dependent oxidoreductase, translating into MSLDPAVSEGGRRRVAVIGSGVAGLTAAYVLNRQDDVTLFEADSRLGGHAHTHDMPQADGSVIGVDTGFIVHNERTYPTLLRLFAELGVETQDSEMSMSIRCDGCGLEYAGARDGARGIIAKPSSLLRGRYLLMLLEVTRFYRKARELLRTAPPSAVSDEVDVPELTLGEFLAREKFSSYFISHFMTPVVSAVWSCDPTTALAYPARYLFTFLGHHGMLGIKSSPQWRTVTGGSARYVEKLAATLPDVRLNTPVTAIRRLPEGVELATAGGLESFDAVVVATHPAQALGFLADATPEEKEALAGMPYSVNHTVFHQDPAVLPAAENARASWNYRLPACDARPDKVLVSYDLTRLQRLAPADGRPYLVSLGESELISDSAVLERMVYEHPQYTPDSLKAQQAIAVLSDSRIAYAGAFLGWGFHEDGALSGVRAAEKLGRTWPVVRAADPVDSTGEGERELLSAEPV; encoded by the coding sequence GTGTCACTTGACCCAGCAGTAAGTGAAGGCGGCCGGCGGCGCGTGGCCGTGATCGGCAGCGGGGTGGCCGGATTGACCGCTGCCTACGTACTGAACAGGCAGGACGACGTCACCCTGTTTGAAGCCGATTCACGGCTGGGCGGCCATGCCCACACCCACGACATGCCACAGGCCGACGGAAGCGTCATCGGCGTGGACACAGGGTTCATCGTGCACAACGAACGGACCTATCCCACCCTGCTGCGGTTGTTCGCGGAGCTGGGCGTCGAAACCCAGGACTCCGAGATGAGCATGTCCATCCGCTGCGACGGCTGCGGACTGGAATACGCCGGCGCCCGCGACGGCGCGCGCGGAATCATTGCCAAGCCCTCCAGCCTGCTGCGCGGCCGCTACCTGCTGATGCTGCTGGAGGTCACCCGCTTTTACCGGAAGGCGAGGGAACTGCTCAGGACGGCGCCGCCGTCGGCCGTCAGCGACGAAGTTGACGTGCCCGAACTGACGCTGGGGGAGTTCCTGGCGCGGGAAAAGTTCAGCAGCTACTTCATTTCCCACTTCATGACCCCGGTGGTCAGCGCCGTCTGGTCCTGCGATCCCACCACCGCCCTGGCCTATCCGGCGCGGTACCTCTTCACGTTCCTTGGCCACCACGGCATGCTGGGCATCAAGAGCTCACCGCAGTGGCGCACCGTGACCGGCGGTTCGGCACGGTACGTCGAAAAGCTTGCCGCCACGCTCCCCGACGTGCGCCTCAACACTCCCGTGACCGCCATCCGGCGCCTGCCCGAGGGCGTGGAGCTCGCAACGGCCGGCGGCCTGGAAAGCTTTGACGCCGTCGTGGTCGCCACCCATCCGGCGCAGGCGCTCGGGTTCCTCGCCGACGCCACGCCGGAGGAGAAGGAGGCGCTCGCCGGCATGCCCTATTCCGTGAACCACACCGTATTCCACCAGGATCCGGCGGTCCTGCCCGCGGCGGAGAACGCCAGGGCGTCCTGGAACTACCGGCTCCCGGCCTGCGACGCCCGCCCGGACAAGGTGCTGGTGAGCTATGACCTCACCCGGCTGCAGCGGCTCGCGCCGGCAGACGGCCGGCCCTACCTCGTGAGCCTGGGCGAGTCGGAGCTGATTTCCGACAGTGCGGTACTGGAACGGATGGTGTACGAGCACCCGCAGTACACGCCTGACTCCCTGAAGGCCCAGCAGGCCATCGCGGTGCTAAGCGACAGCCGGATCGCGTACGCCGGGGCGTTCCTTGGCTGGGGCTTCCACGAGGACGGCGCCCTCTCCGGGGTACGCGCTGCGGAGAAGCTGGGCCGCACCTGGCCGGTTGTCCGGGCCGCCGATCCCGTGGACTCCACCGGCGAGGGGGAGCGGGAACTGCTGTCGGCAGAACCCGTGTGA
- a CDS encoding LysR family transcriptional regulator has protein sequence MVNPVHLKTLLEVTRLGSFAAAAATLGYTASAVSQQMSALERETGVTLFQRSARAVIPTEAAVVMTRHAAKVLTDIEALMAAASRTQDTESQELRLGIFPSLATYVLPRILKNPAWKKLGIDLRVSVAEPGQTIQGLRTGGDLDLAVVFQVGQTGFAWPNTINRQWIGDDDFRVVLPAGWGFRADAKVAADHLSEMPWIMHHPGTSDAMVIERLFAGCNLHPRVVAHSDDFHASLEMAAAGLGAALVPELALRNKPAGVVVLDVPEIRLARNVFALLINDRKTARVQLFVDLLAETLAGMRTAVN, from the coding sequence GTGGTAAATCCCGTGCACCTGAAGACCCTCCTGGAGGTCACGCGGCTGGGCTCCTTCGCTGCGGCAGCCGCAACGCTTGGCTATACGGCCTCCGCCGTCTCGCAGCAGATGTCCGCATTGGAGCGGGAAACGGGCGTCACTCTCTTCCAGCGGTCGGCGCGCGCCGTGATCCCTACGGAAGCCGCCGTCGTCATGACCCGGCACGCCGCCAAGGTGCTCACGGACATCGAAGCGCTGATGGCCGCCGCCTCACGGACGCAGGATACCGAAAGCCAGGAACTGCGGCTGGGGATCTTTCCCAGCCTGGCCACGTACGTCCTGCCGCGGATCCTCAAGAATCCCGCGTGGAAGAAGCTGGGGATCGACCTGCGGGTATCCGTCGCAGAACCGGGCCAGACCATCCAGGGGCTGCGCACCGGAGGCGACCTGGACCTGGCCGTGGTGTTCCAAGTGGGCCAGACCGGCTTCGCGTGGCCCAACACGATCAACCGGCAATGGATCGGCGACGATGACTTCCGTGTGGTGCTTCCCGCCGGCTGGGGCTTCCGGGCCGACGCGAAGGTCGCGGCCGACCACTTGTCGGAGATGCCCTGGATCATGCACCATCCCGGCACCAGCGACGCCATGGTCATCGAGCGCCTCTTCGCCGGCTGCAACCTCCACCCGCGGGTGGTGGCGCACAGCGATGACTTCCATGCCAGCCTGGAGATGGCGGCTGCCGGCCTGGGCGCTGCCCTGGTTCCGGAACTGGCGCTGCGGAACAAGCCGGCAGGCGTTGTGGTGCTGGACGTCCCGGAAATCCGGCTGGCACGGAACGTCTTTGCGCTGCTGATCAATGACCGGAAAACGGCCCGGGTGCAGCTTTTCGTTGACCTGTTGGCCGAAACACTGGCGGGGATGCGTACCGCGGTCAATTAG
- a CDS encoding DUF2004 domain-containing protein, translating to MNKVASQHFGEIELNHGMDHLFAAKHELRGHPLELDLNIDAHDHFDEAALRKVEYRLRFLPELVDEVREMIAEELEQEGTSPQEYLHFHCNALKEEQLHKVFGVQDRSQLTNEVFLKALKLGHVAIYPGQPERYFVLDFTLGEHFTDEVLVASADQDGVVDDEIVWES from the coding sequence ATGAACAAGGTAGCGAGCCAGCACTTTGGGGAGATTGAGCTCAACCACGGCATGGATCACCTCTTCGCCGCCAAACATGAGCTGCGCGGCCATCCGCTGGAACTCGACCTGAACATCGACGCCCACGACCACTTCGATGAAGCCGCGCTGCGCAAAGTCGAGTACCGGCTGCGGTTCCTGCCCGAGCTGGTGGACGAGGTCCGGGAAATGATTGCCGAGGAGCTGGAACAGGAGGGCACCAGCCCGCAGGAGTACCTCCACTTCCACTGCAACGCGCTCAAGGAAGAACAGCTGCACAAGGTCTTCGGCGTCCAGGACCGGAGCCAGCTCACCAACGAGGTATTCCTCAAGGCCCTGAAATTGGGGCATGTGGCCATCTATCCCGGCCAGCCGGAGCGCTACTTCGTCCTGGATTTCACCCTCGGGGAGCACTTCACCGATGAGGTCCTGGTGGCGTCCGCCGACCAGGACGGCGTGGTGGACGACGAAATCGTCTGGGAGTCCTGA